The genomic DNA GCTGCCAACGAAGGTGATGCTTTCCAAGGTCTTGAGGCGTGCCAGCTCACGCAGACCGGCATCGGTGACTCCTGCTTGATCGATCTCTAATTCGGTCAGCTTCGTGAGTGGTGCCAACTGGGCGAGCCCCGCTGCCGTCACCTCCCCGCGTGCCGTGACATTAAGCTGGCGCAGCTCGCTGAGTCGGCCGAGGGCCGCGATCCCCTGATCGCTCAATTCGGCTGGAATCAGAGACAATTTTTGCAATCGCGCGGCGGTTGCCAGCGAAGTCAGCCCCTCGGACGTCGGACCGAATCCATAAACAACGAGCGATTGCAACGCGGGCATCGCACCCGCCGCCTTTAGCGCGGCATTACCGACCGCGGCGTCGTCGGCTTGCTTCACTTCCCGCCACAGACTGAGCGAGTTCAGATTCACGAGCGCCACGAGGGGTGCCAGGTCGGCCGGGGCCGCGTCATTGACCAGCATCTGTAGCGACTGTAATTGCGTCAGCTCACTCATTCCCTTAAGCCCTGCGGAATCGAGGGAAACGCGTACCGTCAGCTCGCGCAATTTGGTCAGACCTTTAAGTTTGCGCAGCCCCGCGCCATGCACGCCCGGACATTCGCCGACCGTGAACGTCTTGAGTTTCTCTAGACTCGCCAGGTGGGCGATGCCCGCGTCGGTTACGTTGGAAAGCATGAGAACGAGCGATTTAAGATCGTGCATTTGACCGATAAATCTGAGCCCGTCATCGGTAACACCTTTCGGCGACGGCTTGTCGCCTGGACTCGCGAACGGTCCGTCGATTTGCAGGTCCGTCACATCGGGTGCAAGTTCGGCCACGCGCCGGCACCCGTCGGCAGACAAGTCGCACCCGGTAACCATCAGCGCGCGGCACTTGGGCAGCTGAGTGATTTTGGCCATTCGCTCGTCGGTCGCGCCCTCCAGGATGAGCACATCGAGCGGCTTCGCGAGCGCAATCTGATTCAGCAGGTCGCTGACGGAATCTTCGAGACGTACGTGGAGGTATTTGACGTTCGGCAATTGAAGGAGCAACCGCAAGTCGTCCGGTTTGCCCTTCCAGCCGCGATTCAGACCGATTGTCAGGGGCGTGGTCGGCGTGGCCTCGCCACTACCGTTGATATCTAGCCCCACAGCGCGCAGCTGCGCAATCGCTTGCTGAGCCGCTGCCTCGTCGACGGTGCCACCCTCACCCTGCTGTTTTCCTGCCGAAGAGAAGGTGCCTGTTCTGGCGGCCTTCGGCGCAGGCTCCGCTTTGCCCTCGCCGAAGGCCCTGAACTCGTTAGGCGCGAGGGGCTCGTCATCCGCCTCGTTGTTCGCGCCGTCCGACTTTTTCGGCGGTTCTGCCGAAAAGATAAAACCACGACCGATCACGTCGAGGTGAACCGCGGGCAACTCTTTGCGCAGTGTGGCCATCTCGTCGGCCGTGGCTTTCAGACCTTCGACTTGCAACGACCGAAGGCTTTTTGCGTCGCGTAGCGTTGCCAGCCCTGCCGGGGTTATCGCAGTACCATTGAGGGTGAGCGAGCGCAGCCTGGTTAGCCTGACGATCGATGCCAGGGCCCGGTCTGTGATCTTCGTCTCACTCAGGTTCAGTACTTCGAGCGACTGAAACGCCGGCAAATTCTCGCAGCCGGCATCGTTCAGCGGCGACCGTTCGAGAGTGAGTTCTTTGAGCAGCACAAGCGGCGCAAGCGCCGGCAAACCTGCACCCGTGATCTGGCTATCGGACAAATTCAGGCGTTCGAGCGCCTTGAGCGGAGCAAAGGATTTCAGCGCGTCGTCGGCGAAACCGCCGTGGTCGATTGAAAGGAACTTCAACTGGGAAAGGGACGCCAGCTTCGCCAGATTGCCAGGAACGATCTTCCCTGCGGCAGTGACCCCCAATCTTTTCAGCTTCTTGAGTTGGCCAAGCGCCGATAGACCATCCTCATCGAGAACCACCGGGCGGAGAAACAACGATTCGATCTCAGCCTTTGGCGCGAGCGCCGCCAAACCGGTGGCATCGACGCCCAGTCCGTCGAGTTGCAGGTCGCGCAATTCCGGCATCTCGGCGGCGGCGCGCAATAGGGCGTTGCCGAGATCAAGATGCCGCAGCGCATCCGGCGCGTTTTCCGGATCCGTAAAAGTAAGTGTGCGCAGATGGGATAGTTTGGCGAGCGCTCCGAAATCCTCCGGTTGCAGCTCGTCGGCCGAACGCTTGTCGAGTTGGAAATGAATGTCCTCCAACATCACAAGTTGCGCCAGGCCTGTCATGACTTCGCGGGTCAGCGGCATCATGTAGGCCGAGAAATGTCGCAGCGATGTCAGAGGCGCAAGCGCGCCATAGCCGGCCCCGCGCAGGCCTGGGCACATGACCAGACGGATCTCGTCCAAGTTCTTCAGTCCAGCCAGTCCGGCAAGCCCACCGTCGGTAATGGCCAAATGAACGAGCTCGAGATAGCGAAGGCTTTCAAGTTGCCCGAACTTTGCCAGGCCCGCGTCGTCGACACCCACTGGCGGTTTCTTAGAATCCTGAGGGTCGAAAACACCCTGCAAGGTGAGCCTCTCGACGCCGCGCGCCAATTCCGCCGCGCGCTGGCAGCCGGCCGCCGACAAGGAACAGCCTGCGAACGTAACGTTACGCGCCGCGGGCAAGCCGGTGATCTTGGCCATCACCTCGTTCGTCACTGGGCTGATCGTCAGGTTTTCGGCCGACGCGGCCAGCTTGATGCCGCCGATTCCTGTGCCGCCGCTGGCCGTCAGATCGAAGTACAAAAAGGCCACGTCCGGCAGCTCGTTGATCAGCTTCAAATCGGCGTCGGTCCCCTTCCAGCCCTGGCGAATGCTGACATCCCAGGCTCGGCCTGGCGGATCGCCGTCGTAGAATGCTGGCTCGACAAAGGCCCCCAGTTTCCGCAGCCGCTCCGCAGCGGCAGGCTCATTAGGATCACGCGCGGGGCGCGCGAGCGCATCGGGAGTGAATGTGAGCACGGCCCCCTTAGGAACGAATACTCCTGTCGCCTTATATTGACGCGGAGCCGGCTGCGCCGCACCGTCGGCCGCTTTCGTCGCATCCGTGTCGACCGAAGTTTTATCCTGCGGTTGTCCTTCACCAGCGGGCACGTCATTGCGAGGAGAAGCCGGTTTTTGCTCTTCATCTTTTTCTTGCGCCGCAGCTTGTTTTTGCTCGCGCCGTTGTTTCGATGCTGCGCGGGCCTCGCGCATCGGTCGATGTACATCGTCGGCCTTGGCACGATCAGCCGCCGTTGGGGGTCCTAGCGCGACTTCGTGATCTTCGCCGGCTGCCAGGTCGATCTGCTCTACCGGCAAAGTCACCGAGCTGCCTTCGTCCATTTCTAACGACCGGCCGATTCGCACGTCGCCGGGTGGAATCAGCACCGTCACCGGCTCCTTGTCAACCTTTGTTTGGTAGACGATGAAGTCGATGCTATTTGGGCCGAGCGCCGTGGCGCGGCACCGCACGTCGCCGCTCTGTTCCTTGATGCCTCCCGTGCTGGTGAACGTCACAGTGGCCCAAGGTGCCAAGTTGATCGTCGGTGATTCGTCCTTCGTCGGGCCGGGCCTGATGTCGCAACCCGTTGGGTGAAAAATAGCCAACACGTACTCGTCGTTCTCCGGATAGACGGTGTAGCGACCATCAGAATCGGCCGGCGTCCATTCATGGTCGTATGGATCGCGCAACTGCGTGCCTGCGAGAACCACTCCCGAGGGGTTGTCCGGCGGCAACACAACTACCTGGGCCCCCACCGCCGGCTTACCTTCAGCGGTGAGCACCTGCCCCTTGTGCTCACGCGCCGGGTCTTGGCGCAAATCATCCGCAGTGCGGATCCGATCGAGCCGCTCGCTGGCGCGAGGGCTCATAGCGCCAACGCTCATCGGTTCAGGATCGCAAAACGGAACGTAAATCTCCTTTTGAATGCGCTGCTGCAACGCCTGATCGATGCGGTTGTTTATTGCGCCATTTGTAAACTTGAAATGCGGACTGATCGGCCCATCGGCGCGCAAGGTGCGGAAGCGCAGCACCATCTGCTCCCAGGTGATAATACGCCTGTCCCATAGGATCACGTGCTCGGTGACGATGATCGTGGGCTTGGCAATGGCGGGCTTGTCGGCACGATCGGCAGCGGGTGCGACGGTGTCTGACTCTTTAGTGGCGCTACCCTCACCCTGCCCTCTTGCTGGCAGCGAGTCGGGTTCCAGTGGCGCGTCGGCGGATCGTGCCAGATTTTCTGTTTTCACTTCTGCTGGCGGCGCGGCCCTGGTTGGCAAGCCGGCGCCCGGCAGGAGCAACACCAACGCCACGAGTGCCGTAGCATAGTACGACCAGGGCGTCCACTTTTGAAAACGATCGGCATGTTGCAACAAGTGGTCCAGCCGGCGGGCCGTCACGCCCAGCATGCCCACGCCCGGCACGGCGAAGGCCGGCTGTGCTTGCGATTGCCGCTCGAGCACGTCCAAGAGTGCCCGCGCGTAGTCGGCCGGGCGGCAACCGAGACCGGTAACCACCTCTTCGTCGCAGGCGCGTTCGCGCTCGCGACGGGCTTCGCGATTAGCCCACCAGACGAGTGGATGAAACCACCAGAAAAGCTGCGCGACGAGTTGCACAAACGCCGCCGCCGTATCGCCACGTCGGAGATGAATCAACTCATGAGCCAGGATGGCGTTGAGACGCGTATCTCGGGCGACGGCCTCATTGCCATCTGCATCCGCGTGTTGGTTAGACAGGCCGGTGTCCTGTAGACCCTCACCCTGCCCTCTCCCTGGTAGGAAGAGGGTTTTTTTGGCGGAGATGTTGCTTGCCTCCGGGCTCTCCTCCGGCACAAACAGGTCGGCCGGCAGGAGCAGCGTCGCGCGCCAGATGCCGAACACGGCGGGTGACACCGTTTCGCGCGTGATCATGATCTTCAACCGACGCCGGATGCGCGGCGGCAGGTGCAGCCGCGCGGCCACGT from Pirellulales bacterium includes the following:
- a CDS encoding M56 family metallopeptidase, with the translated sequence MTNIASVELSADVLAQLAWTQFWQVSVVALLVAALVRWGCRRRPHLAYLLWMLVVVKALTPPLVASQAGIFSWTQRSAPPQLVAVEPVPAAPRVSALPVMPRFDPLPAVVQDRAAFPPRVSPALPLVAQEPVSRFAWVTPTIVIATTWLLGVMGLSIFVMSKWVGYRRRWRAASVVVPASLERRVSDVAARLHLPPRIRRRLKIMITRETVSPAVFGIWRATLLLPADLFVPEESPEASNISAKKTLFLPGRGQGEGLQDTGLSNQHADADGNEAVARDTRLNAILAHELIHLRRGDTAAAFVQLVAQLFWWFHPLVWWANREARRERERACDEEVVTGLGCRPADYARALLDVLERQSQAQPAFAVPGVGMLGVTARRLDHLLQHADRFQKWTPWSYYATALVALVLLLPGAGLPTRAAPPAEVKTENLARSADAPLEPDSLPARGQGEGSATKESDTVAPAADRADKPAIAKPTIIVTEHVILWDRRIITWEQMVLRFRTLRADGPISPHFKFTNGAINNRIDQALQQRIQKEIYVPFCDPEPMSVGAMSPRASERLDRIRTADDLRQDPAREHKGQVLTAEGKPAVGAQVVVLPPDNPSGVVLAGTQLRDPYDHEWTPADSDGRYTVYPENDEYVLAIFHPTGCDIRPGPTKDESPTINLAPWATVTFTSTGGIKEQSGDVRCRATALGPNSIDFIVYQTKVDKEPVTVLIPPGDVRIGRSLEMDEGSSVTLPVEQIDLAAGEDHEVALGPPTAADRAKADDVHRPMREARAASKQRREQKQAAAQEKDEEQKPASPRNDVPAGEGQPQDKTSVDTDATKAADGAAQPAPRQYKATGVFVPKGAVLTFTPDALARPARDPNEPAAAERLRKLGAFVEPAFYDGDPPGRAWDVSIRQGWKGTDADLKLINELPDVAFLYFDLTASGGTGIGGIKLAASAENLTISPVTNEVMAKITGLPAARNVTFAGCSLSAAGCQRAAELARGVERLTLQGVFDPQDSKKPPVGVDDAGLAKFGQLESLRYLELVHLAITDGGLAGLAGLKNLDEIRLVMCPGLRGAGYGALAPLTSLRHFSAYMMPLTREVMTGLAQLVMLEDIHFQLDKRSADELQPEDFGALAKLSHLRTLTFTDPENAPDALRHLDLGNALLRAAAEMPELRDLQLDGLGVDATGLAALAPKAEIESLFLRPVVLDEDGLSALGQLKKLKRLGVTAAGKIVPGNLAKLASLSQLKFLSIDHGGFADDALKSFAPLKALERLNLSDSQITGAGLPALAPLVLLKELTLERSPLNDAGCENLPAFQSLEVLNLSETKITDRALASIVRLTRLRSLTLNGTAITPAGLATLRDAKSLRSLQVEGLKATADEMATLRKELPAVHLDVIGRGFIFSAEPPKKSDGANNEADDEPLAPNEFRAFGEGKAEPAPKAARTGTFSSAGKQQGEGGTVDEAAAQQAIAQLRAVGLDINGSGEATPTTPLTIGLNRGWKGKPDDLRLLLQLPNVKYLHVRLEDSVSDLLNQIALAKPLDVLILEGATDERMAKITQLPKCRALMVTGCDLSADGCRRVAELAPDVTDLQIDGPFASPGDKPSPKGVTDDGLRFIGQMHDLKSLVLMLSNVTDAGIAHLASLEKLKTFTVGECPGVHGAGLRKLKGLTKLRELTVRVSLDSAGLKGMSELTQLQSLQMLVNDAAPADLAPLVALVNLNSLSLWREVKQADDAAVGNAALKAAGAMPALQSLVVYGFGPTSEGLTSLATAARLQKLSLIPAELSDQGIAALGRLSELRQLNVTARGEVTAAGLAQLAPLTKLTELEIDQAGVTDAGLRELARLKTLESITFVGSKITGAGLSGLTPLTALKSLALVDAPLDDAGLATLVNLPALVSLNLGKTIISDAGLATLAKMAQLKALDLSETAVTPTGLASLRTLKNLRTLRVIGLKADRDAMSTLRKALPGVKIAKSGRTELFVASKLEVMEVEPQSEAAAGPLEEMRLDAIELSVAMQEIRKRPQDVTPKQFEVLAGRLEQALAADPDSLSLLGLMAELRDRQGRADDALAIYRRLLKRPGLDPNWRALCSNNVAYALAIRGKQADLAEAERLIGDAVDVFGPTPDLLDTRAVVMLTKGDVEHARADIKKSIDAQPTAAKYFHLALIEEKGGDAAAMTEAFKEALGMKLDEHAITSAERPELERLKAKIGAKAAVSPQGKAEPMPPAAATGTFTAAGKNPRKVAAENGSAASQAAPAASGDDAAAAQARLRALGANIYELNPNRADGMSLYLGREWKGADADLELINALPDVRFVTIELGPIAPAAIGRIEPAKRIKSLILSPVTDEMIEKIARLPSANAIVLSECSLSATGCQRLAKLAAGATELQIQGVRGGQPNSNIVAVPDAGLAALCEIESLRSLQLINTAVTDMGLMPLAKLEKLASFMLANCPGVKGRGLTSLRPLAALRALQIVETPLDAEGLKSLAELTQLRALTLHLKDSKPDALSQLKSLINLRALTVMGDVPAENTAPSTDNGDAILRAATAMTELVGLSLQGVATSDTGLSDFAPAAKLRVLSLQMARVTDATLQSISRFTKLSKLWLGGEGDYTAVGLKQLAALTQLKQLEMSGGPVTDDMLSHLANLATLESLTLTHGKFTGSGLTSLAPLIELKKLNLADSLVDDPGSRALPSLAGLESLDLDSTKITDRALDSIGKLENVSLLSLSYTAITGEGLTKLAGLRKLESITLRGNNISKLDRAKFAATHPNVNIEDTGAWLSVRNNATRDLQELDGEGIYSLEIEPEPQQ